In one Mucilaginibacter ginsenosidivorax genomic region, the following are encoded:
- a CDS encoding carboxylesterase/lipase family protein, which yields MLAICFYNISAFCQSNDPIKAGEGIAVTSTDNGKVRGYVHNGIFTFKGIPYAEADRFTAPRKPKAWNDERSSMTYGPVCPTDPTTTVNDAFEFAFNHDLGYANEHCQTLNVWTQKLNDGRKRPVMVWLHGGGFTAGSSIELPSYDGENLAKKGDVVLVSINHRLNVLGFLDLSAYGDKYKNSGNAGLADIVAALQWVKDNIAQFGGDPDNVTIFGQSGGGGKVTCMMNTPKAKGLFNKAIVESGSYITSFTDKSISQRVAAALLDELHLQASQVDSLQKIPYYQLNAAGNRALRKVGGALRKEGKPANVGWNAVLDSDMFPNQPTDQAAMDLSKNIPLLVGTTKNEFAAFAPTPKGQTIEDVKVILQKKYGDQTDAYMAAVKQAYPNTSKPFEYNDIEFGFRSLAIKQADQKSGLSGAAPVYMYLFTWQSPVNDGRYKAMHCMDIAFQFDNIRRCEEMTGGGKDAFALASKISSAWISFARSGNPNTPGLPKWPAYTSANGATMILDNKCEMRDHPDAELLKIVNAPKKQ from the coding sequence ATGTTGGCAATTTGCTTTTATAACATTTCTGCATTTTGCCAAAGTAACGATCCTATAAAAGCCGGTGAAGGTATTGCGGTCACTTCGACTGATAACGGAAAAGTCAGGGGCTATGTTCATAATGGAATTTTCACCTTTAAAGGAATCCCCTATGCGGAAGCTGACCGTTTTACGGCTCCACGCAAACCCAAAGCCTGGAATGACGAGCGGAGCTCAATGACCTACGGCCCGGTTTGCCCGACTGATCCGACAACGACTGTAAACGATGCATTTGAATTTGCTTTTAACCACGATCTGGGATATGCCAACGAGCATTGCCAGACATTGAATGTATGGACGCAAAAATTAAACGATGGTAGAAAACGCCCTGTGATGGTGTGGCTGCATGGCGGCGGCTTTACGGCCGGCTCGTCTATTGAATTGCCATCCTATGACGGGGAGAACCTGGCTAAGAAAGGGGACGTTGTACTTGTTTCAATAAATCACCGGTTGAATGTCCTGGGTTTCCTGGACCTCTCTGCTTATGGAGATAAATATAAAAACTCTGGAAATGCCGGTCTGGCTGATATCGTTGCGGCTTTGCAATGGGTGAAAGACAACATCGCGCAATTTGGCGGCGACCCGGATAACGTCACGATATTCGGGCAGTCGGGCGGCGGCGGAAAGGTGACCTGTATGATGAATACGCCGAAGGCAAAAGGGCTATTTAACAAAGCCATCGTAGAAAGCGGCAGTTATATCACTTCCTTTACGGATAAATCCATTTCGCAACGGGTTGCGGCAGCTTTGCTGGATGAATTACATTTACAGGCATCCCAGGTTGACTCTTTGCAAAAAATACCCTATTATCAATTGAATGCTGCCGGCAACAGGGCGCTAAGAAAAGTAGGAGGAGCGTTGAGAAAAGAAGGAAAACCGGCAAACGTGGGCTGGAACGCGGTACTGGATAGCGATATGTTCCCTAATCAGCCGACCGATCAGGCCGCCATGGACCTTTCAAAAAATATACCGCTACTGGTGGGTACCACTAAAAATGAGTTTGCAGCTTTCGCGCCGACCCCAAAGGGCCAGACCATAGAAGATGTGAAAGTTATTTTACAGAAAAAATATGGCGACCAGACCGACGCTTATATGGCTGCGGTGAAGCAAGCTTACCCAAATACCAGCAAACCGTTTGAATACAATGATATCGAATTCGGTTTTCGCTCATTAGCCATCAAACAAGCCGATCAAAAATCCGGGTTAAGTGGTGCGGCACCGGTTTACATGTACCTGTTTACCTGGCAGTCTCCGGTAAACGATGGCAGGTACAAAGCGATGCATTGCATGGATATCGCTTTTCAGTTTGATAATATACGCCGCTGCGAGGAAATGACAGGCGGTGGCAAGGATGCCTTTGCACTTGCCTCGAAAATAAGCAGTGCCTGGATCAGTTTTGCCCGGAGTGGTAATCCCAATACGCCAGGTTTGCCAAAATGGCCCGCCTATACGTCTGCAAATGGCGCGACGATGATCCT
- a CDS encoding IS5 family transposase, whose amino-acid sequence MLNKPINISQLSFLQPGLKEQLSNKHPLYILADQINWKLFEEAFRKHYREDFGRPAKPIRLMVGLLMLKHIRNLSDESVVEQWAENGYYQYFSGEVIFTAKDPCEASELVHFRNRIGAEGVELILKESIRVNGKGGKEDKGSIDTTVQEKNITYPTDSKLHRRIIKKCVGIAEKEGIVLRQSYTRTLKKLGVDQRFRNHPKNGAKARKADKKVKTIAGTLVRELQRKLPAESYKTELDLFDRVLRQKRQDKNKVYSLHEPEVLCISKGKEHKKYEFGSKVSITVTQNSGVIIGALNIVGNDYDGHTLDAALEQQQRLTCHKLKEAFVDRGYRGRKEVLGTTIHTPKTFSSKLSNYRKAKLKKGFTKRAAIEPKIGHLKADHRLSRNFYKGIKGDNINVMLAAAAMNFKRMMNIWKDNLAALFTCLNQMISQMLKATQITMIGNY is encoded by the coding sequence ATGCTTAATAAGCCGATAAACATTAGTCAATTGAGTTTTTTACAACCAGGTTTAAAGGAACAGTTATCAAATAAACATCCGCTATACATTTTAGCTGACCAGATAAATTGGAAGCTATTTGAAGAAGCATTTAGGAAACACTATCGGGAAGACTTTGGCCGGCCGGCCAAGCCGATACGGCTGATGGTGGGGCTGCTGATGCTGAAGCACATCCGCAACCTGAGCGATGAAAGCGTAGTGGAGCAGTGGGCTGAAAATGGTTATTATCAATACTTTAGCGGGGAGGTAATCTTTACAGCAAAAGATCCCTGTGAAGCGTCCGAATTGGTGCATTTTCGTAACCGGATCGGTGCCGAAGGCGTGGAACTGATCCTGAAGGAAAGCATCCGCGTCAATGGCAAAGGAGGTAAAGAAGATAAGGGCAGCATCGATACCACGGTACAGGAGAAGAATATTACCTATCCTACCGATAGCAAGCTGCACCGGAGGATCATTAAAAAGTGTGTAGGTATAGCCGAAAAAGAAGGTATAGTACTTCGCCAAAGCTATACCCGTACCTTGAAGAAACTGGGTGTTGATCAACGGTTCAGGAACCATCCGAAAAATGGTGCAAAGGCACGCAAGGCTGATAAAAAAGTAAAAACGATAGCCGGCACGCTGGTAAGAGAGTTACAAAGAAAATTACCGGCCGAAAGCTACAAAACAGAGCTGGACCTCTTTGATCGGGTACTCCGTCAAAAACGACAGGATAAGAACAAGGTTTATAGCCTTCATGAGCCGGAAGTACTATGCATCAGCAAAGGGAAAGAACATAAAAAATATGAGTTCGGCAGTAAGGTATCTATCACCGTTACCCAAAACAGCGGTGTGATCATAGGGGCGCTGAACATAGTCGGGAATGATTACGATGGCCATACGCTGGATGCCGCCCTGGAGCAACAGCAAAGACTTACCTGCCATAAACTCAAAGAAGCTTTTGTTGACCGCGGCTACAGGGGAAGAAAAGAGGTACTTGGAACCACTATCCATACACCCAAAACCTTCAGCAGCAAACTATCGAACTACCGGAAAGCCAAATTGAAGAAAGGATTTACCAAAAGAGCGGCCATTGAGCCTAAAATCGGTCACCTGAAAGCAGATCACCGACTAAGCCGTAACTTTTACAAAGGAATCAAAGGAGATAACATCAATGTGATGCTGGCCGCCGCCGCAATGAACTTCAAAAGGATGATGAATATCTGGAAAGATAATCTTGCCGCCTTATTTACGTGCTTAAATCAGATGATTTCACAAATGCTCAAAGCAACTCAAATAACTATGATAGGTAATTATTGA
- a CDS encoding SlyX family protein gives MTSDTYFKFRGRFELFPHRYDIGWPIFTDRIFGLNFFVDKIYKIGEDECPSFYNHQLNHYLKGNAGQEEAFFDHVYDIITTRIKFYKGLKPSGSPYAKGLILTAKLEVFLTFLKSIDQWHKTQPLESVIADKNKQIDQLEAKIKELENQIRDYVKYEAGEKIVISKDGLPVFIDLIDQIRDLKLPNDNKLVNSQTASPWYKLIAKNFLNGDKPIAIGTAQNYFPADKDNPPPKYTIIAEKDKLFKIIQKPKK, from the coding sequence ATGACTTCAGACACCTACTTCAAATTCCGTGGCCGATTTGAGCTATTTCCTCATCGTTATGATATCGGCTGGCCAATATTTACAGACCGGATTTTTGGTTTAAATTTCTTTGTGGATAAGATCTATAAAATTGGGGAAGATGAATGTCCTTCGTTTTACAATCACCAATTAAATCATTACCTGAAAGGGAACGCTGGCCAGGAAGAAGCTTTTTTCGATCATGTTTATGACATCATAACCACCAGGATCAAATTCTATAAAGGCTTAAAGCCGTCTGGTAGCCCCTATGCCAAAGGATTGATTCTTACAGCTAAGCTGGAAGTATTTCTGACATTCCTTAAAAGCATCGATCAGTGGCACAAAACACAGCCCTTGGAATCAGTCATCGCTGATAAAAATAAACAGATTGACCAGTTAGAAGCAAAAATCAAAGAACTGGAGAACCAGATTAGAGATTACGTTAAATATGAAGCCGGTGAAAAGATCGTCATCAGCAAGGATGGTCTGCCGGTGTTCATTGACCTGATCGATCAAATAAGGGATTTGAAGTTGCCGAACGATAATAAATTGGTAAACAGCCAAACGGCAAGTCCCTGGTATAAATTGATCGCCAAGAATTTTTTAAACGGAGATAAACCTATTGCTATAGGCACCGCCCAGAATTATTTCCCGGCCGATAAGGATAACCCGCCTCCGAAATACACGATCATCGCCGAAAAAGACAAACTCTTCAAAATTATACAAAAGCCTAAGAAATAG
- a CDS encoding helix-turn-helix domain-containing protein, which produces MTAIELITKEDLREFKGELLKEIKQLVQPGQGQSKKWLKSAEVRKLLGISPGTLQNLRINGTLRFTKVGSIMYYKLEDINKILEGEG; this is translated from the coding sequence ATGACAGCAATTGAATTGATCACTAAGGAGGATTTAAGGGAGTTTAAAGGGGAGTTATTGAAGGAGATCAAACAACTGGTGCAGCCGGGACAGGGGCAATCTAAGAAATGGCTGAAGAGTGCGGAGGTAAGAAAGCTATTGGGCATCTCACCCGGCACACTTCAAAACTTAAGGATTAACGGTACACTACGTTTTACCAAAGTAGGCAGTATCATGTATTACAAACTGGAAGACATCAACAAGATCCTGGAGGGTGAAGGCTAA
- a CDS encoding P-loop NTPase family protein, translating to MKLQKDIVKELAGYASMVRRMEKDHRLLPTHLSLFTGLFVCWQRNGFVSPFDVTRKALMAFSKVASIATYHKCIKELDEYGYIRYEPSYHPKLGSQVYWPAGWEV from the coding sequence ATGAAATTGCAGAAGGATATTGTTAAAGAGCTGGCTGGCTATGCAAGCATGGTCAGGCGCATGGAAAAAGACCACCGGCTGCTGCCAACTCATCTTAGTTTGTTCACGGGTTTGTTTGTTTGCTGGCAGCGGAATGGTTTTGTAAGTCCGTTTGATGTGACCCGGAAAGCGCTTATGGCGTTTTCCAAGGTCGCATCCATCGCAACGTATCACAAGTGTATCAAAGAACTCGATGAATATGGTTACATCCGCTATGAGCCGTCTTACCATCCCAAACTCGGCAGCCAGGTTTACTGGCCTGCAGGTTGGGAAGTTTAG
- a CDS encoding BfmA/BtgA family mobilization protein, translated as MEDINVRSVRYPVTVDQKFEKIALKLGRTKRQVFIQMVDYFYKSKKDPLDLNDELLKNALMKNHQQYIGFIRNQENMLLIPIKTEMDRVSVSQTKIIERFNTQILKANTDLLNNQHALAQKLTGVDALMETISKNQKSKEHLKKQFLFILDGYIKSREAFGMMTSAREKDELITVTRSQVSLL; from the coding sequence ATGGAAGATATCAATGTGAGATCAGTGAGATACCCGGTTACGGTAGATCAGAAGTTTGAAAAGATTGCCCTCAAACTGGGCAGGACAAAGCGGCAAGTGTTTATCCAGATGGTCGATTACTTTTATAAAAGCAAGAAAGATCCCCTGGACCTGAATGATGAATTATTAAAAAATGCACTGATGAAGAACCACCAGCAGTATATCGGTTTTATCCGAAACCAGGAGAATATGCTGCTCATTCCAATCAAAACGGAAATGGACAGGGTATCGGTATCACAAACCAAAATCATCGAACGTTTTAATACGCAAATTCTTAAGGCGAATACAGACTTGTTAAATAATCAGCATGCCCTGGCGCAAAAGTTAACAGGAGTAGATGCATTAATGGAAACGATTTCGAAAAACCAAAAGAGCAAGGAACACCTAAAAAAACAGTTCCTGTTTATCCTTGACGGTTATATCAAATCCAGGGAGGCTTTCGGGATGATGACATCGGCCAGGGAAAAAGATGAGCTGATAACTGT